A stretch of DNA from Myxocyprinus asiaticus isolate MX2 ecotype Aquarium Trade chromosome 32, UBuf_Myxa_2, whole genome shotgun sequence:
TTAAGTTTAAAGAACAGAGCTGATACAGCACACAAGTAAGTCTTCTTGTTTTGTGTTAAAAGAAGTCAGGACAGAGTGCCTGTTTATGGTGGTTCAGGCTGGGAGACACATTGACCGGCCTTGCTAATGTTCATGATAAATACAATAAAGATACATGTCACATATATTATTTTATGACTGATGAAGTGAGTTGATATCAAGAGGCTGGATACAGTTCATTTGTTTTTGGGTTGTGCTGCTATATAAAGGGCCACAAGACAGTAGAGAGCTCCCCCGATTGTTAGAGCCATAGTGGTCCTGTACAGCAGTCTGTCTGGAACACCTCGCTTTAGATGGACAGGAATCTCATCTGAGGCCTGGAACAAAAACATTATGAGGTGAGGAACAAGAAGAGAAGGAATTTAGTATTCATGCACTCAGTTAAGTAGCTTTAGGGTTCCCAATCCTTTTGattaatacatttccatgacttttccagtcattggTCATAactggataaagattttttttttttaatctatattGTATTAAGAAAGAGCAATGAATGAAAAAAACATGCTGAGCATACCTATAAATGTACTAAATTATATTAACTAAAAGGAGCGTTTAAAGATTTTATAAATTCCCATGACTTTTCAAGTTGTAGAAatcaccattttaaaattccctgatatttccataaTTATGCTGTAACTAATTTGTTATATACGCACCTGAAATATCCTCTGGAGGTCTGGAACCTTGTTGGCACCCATATACTCAATGGCAGCACCCGACTCAGACAAGATTTTAGTTGGGGTGGCAAAGATTATGGTAGGGGATTCAGATGGTATTTTTGACTTCAAGCCCTgaaagaagtttaaaaaaaaaaaaaaggttaagttGATAACTACTATCTTTACTGGgacaatgtaaaacatttttcttcTTAAGTACTGTCTACGAGATGTTGTTACTAActtttttgtagtgaaatcagTTTAGACTTCTATAACTTAACTCAAGAGATAAGAGTGCCATGTGCGAAGCATATACAGGTGCTGACATCAGTCATctgtcttaaaggaacagttcacccaaaaataaaaattctctcatcatttactcactttcatgccatcctagatgtgaattactttctttcttctgctgaccacaaatgaagatttttagaagaatatttcagctctgtggg
This window harbors:
- the LOC127423430 gene encoding cytochrome c oxidase subunit 7A-related protein, mitochondrial, whose protein sequence is MYYKFSGFTQRLTGAAPSPAYSPQGLKSKIPSESPTIIFATPTKILSESGAAIEYMGANKVPDLQRIFQASDEIPVHLKRGVPDRLLYRTTMALTIGGALYCLVALYIAAQPKNK